The following proteins are co-located in the Vibrio astriarenae genome:
- a CDS encoding substrate-binding domain-containing protein translates to MKKPIISLLFASFALINCTTAAADELPSVRLATTTSTYHSGLLDHLLPEFEKDTGYQVDVIAAGTGKALKMGENGDVDILMTHAPQAEQDFVDAGFGIEPKPLMYNDFILVGPESDPAKVHSLTDVAQAFAQIADQNAVFISRGDDSGTHKKELNLWKSSHLEPEFAGYRSVGQGMGPTLNMSSEMQAYTLTDRGTWLAYQNNLDLIVILEGDERLFNPYQVILVNPERYTGLNEKGAKAFSDWLVNSRGQELINSFRLNGQQLFVANAQAE, encoded by the coding sequence ATGAAAAAGCCCATCATCTCCTTACTATTTGCCTCATTCGCATTGATCAACTGTACAACCGCTGCCGCAGACGAACTGCCAAGTGTGCGCCTAGCTACTACGACTAGCACCTACCATTCAGGCTTACTTGACCACCTGTTGCCAGAGTTTGAAAAGGATACGGGCTATCAAGTCGATGTCATTGCCGCAGGCACGGGTAAGGCATTAAAAATGGGTGAAAATGGAGATGTCGATATTCTCATGACTCACGCTCCGCAAGCCGAGCAAGACTTTGTCGATGCCGGGTTTGGTATTGAGCCTAAACCTCTTATGTACAACGACTTCATTTTAGTCGGACCAGAATCTGATCCTGCTAAGGTGCACAGTCTCACAGATGTAGCACAAGCTTTCGCTCAAATCGCAGACCAAAATGCCGTATTTATCTCTCGTGGCGATGACTCTGGTACCCATAAGAAAGAGTTAAACCTTTGGAAAAGCAGTCATCTCGAGCCTGAATTTGCAGGGTATCGCTCGGTTGGTCAGGGGATGGGGCCGACCTTAAACATGTCTTCTGAAATGCAAGCGTACACACTAACGGACCGCGGCACTTGGCTTGCCTATCAAAATAACTTGGATCTAATCGTTATACTTGAAGGTGATGAGCGCCTATTTAATCCATATCAAGTGATTCTGGTTAACCCTGAGCGATACACCGGGCTAAATGAGAAAGGCGCTAAAGCATTCAGCGACTGGTTGGTCAACTCGCGCGGTCAAGAGCTGATAAACTCATTCAGACTCAATGGCCAACAACTCTTTGTGGCTAACGCGCAAGCAGAATAA
- a CDS encoding sensor histidine kinase, protein MTTKLPEPKHKAPILNWLAKWRFQFQTMVRYRLLVLTSAPIILTLMALIGITIYWSIHYTWNSALIDVSERLGAARQSVELIQKGQNQSVKSFVSSYEFQKRLREQGNTEALVKWVATQSQNTQLDYLRYIPADTPKRQLAHLDVVREDAFFDVLSLQQLHDIDPALAQKAAIAELDSDNIERRGLVIRSVIRVRAISGEVVGFIDGGLLLNNSTALVDELRDILYSPQYDPVRPTGTMTIFLDDLRVSTNVPLDSSEKVGRAIGSRVSDSVKETVLQGGEQWVDEAYVHDAWYISAYQPIRDRNDQVIGMFYTGYLLWPFVKTYFTTLVEIGVVTLGLLLISGLMVYRGSRDLFRPIERIHRVVKLIQLGKQKRIGELGLDPHHELAQLAKQFDAMLDLLDKRQSEIEEAAVVLEDKVQQRTASLKEKTQQLEFHISLLNQTRDKLVTSEKLAALGGLTAGIAHEINNPTAVILGNVELLKFELGEDASKVEEEVDAILAQIDRIRNITKSLLQYSRQGGIQDEITWQYVNPIIDESITLVKAGAKRKEIVFVRDFQAHTSVEVNRHQLLQILVNLQVNAIHAMQGKGELIIRSRDWNEGGEILGAVIEIQDQGSGIKPEQLKRIFDPFYTTKREGTGLGLSVSQSLISQTGGEIRVESEWGKGSCFSVFLPKKSGATLEVNTLEL, encoded by the coding sequence ATGACCACGAAGCTACCTGAACCAAAACACAAAGCACCGATTCTCAACTGGCTGGCAAAATGGCGCTTTCAGTTCCAAACCATGGTGCGTTATCGACTGTTGGTTCTGACGTCAGCGCCGATTATATTAACCCTAATGGCGCTGATTGGTATCACTATCTATTGGTCTATTCACTACACTTGGAACAGTGCGCTGATCGATGTCTCTGAGCGATTAGGGGCGGCAAGGCAGAGTGTTGAGCTGATACAGAAAGGGCAAAACCAAAGTGTAAAATCTTTCGTTAGTTCTTATGAGTTTCAGAAACGATTGAGAGAGCAGGGGAACACGGAAGCATTAGTCAAATGGGTGGCGACTCAGTCGCAAAACACTCAGTTAGACTATCTGCGATACATTCCTGCCGACACACCTAAAAGACAACTCGCACATCTCGATGTCGTGCGAGAAGACGCTTTTTTTGATGTGTTGTCGCTTCAGCAACTGCATGACATAGATCCTGCACTGGCACAAAAAGCCGCCATTGCCGAGCTGGATTCCGATAATATTGAGCGAAGAGGTTTGGTTATCCGCTCAGTGATTCGGGTGAGAGCAATCTCAGGCGAAGTTGTCGGCTTTATTGATGGCGGGTTGCTACTCAACAACAGCACGGCCTTAGTCGATGAACTACGCGATATTCTCTATTCACCACAATACGATCCAGTTCGTCCGACGGGGACGATGACCATTTTCTTAGATGACCTGCGTGTGAGTACCAACGTTCCTCTCGATAGCAGTGAAAAGGTGGGGCGAGCGATTGGTTCCCGTGTATCAGATTCTGTCAAAGAGACCGTGCTTCAAGGCGGTGAGCAATGGGTTGATGAAGCTTATGTGCATGACGCGTGGTATATCAGTGCTTACCAACCTATTAGAGATCGCAACGACCAAGTCATTGGTATGTTTTATACCGGATATTTGTTGTGGCCTTTTGTTAAAACCTATTTCACCACGTTGGTGGAAATTGGTGTGGTTACTCTTGGGTTGCTACTGATTTCAGGTTTGATGGTATATCGAGGCTCGCGCGATCTCTTTCGTCCGATTGAACGCATTCACCGTGTGGTTAAGCTGATTCAGTTGGGTAAGCAAAAACGGATTGGTGAGCTGGGTCTTGACCCACACCATGAGCTCGCACAGTTAGCTAAGCAGTTTGATGCCATGCTTGATCTTCTTGATAAACGTCAGTCTGAGATTGAAGAAGCGGCTGTGGTGCTTGAAGACAAGGTACAGCAACGCACGGCTAGCTTAAAAGAGAAAACGCAGCAACTAGAGTTTCACATCTCTCTACTCAATCAAACTCGCGATAAGTTGGTAACCAGCGAAAAGCTCGCAGCGTTAGGCGGATTAACGGCTGGAATCGCGCATGAAATCAACAATCCAACGGCAGTGATACTTGGCAATGTTGAGTTGTTAAAATTTGAGCTGGGGGAAGATGCAAGCAAAGTGGAAGAAGAGGTCGATGCGATCTTAGCTCAGATTGACCGAATCCGAAATATTACCAAAAGCTTGCTGCAATACAGTCGTCAGGGAGGGATTCAAGATGAAATCACGTGGCAATACGTCAATCCGATAATCGATGAAAGTATTACCCTGGTAAAAGCAGGTGCCAAGAGAAAAGAAATTGTTTTCGTTCGAGACTTTCAAGCTCATACCTCTGTCGAAGTTAATCGTCATCAGTTGTTGCAGATACTCGTGAACCTTCAAGTTAATGCGATTCACGCTATGCAAGGTAAAGGCGAATTAATCATTCGCAGCCGTGATTGGAATGAGGGTGGAGAAATACTGGGTGCCGTCATCGAGATTCAGGATCAAGGCAGTGGTATTAAACCAGAGCAGCTAAAACGTATCTTTGACCCTTTCTATACCACTAAACGTGAGGGAACCGGGCTCGGTTTATCGGTATCACAAAGTCTAATTAGTCAAACCGGCGGCGAGATTCGAGTGGAGTCTGAATGGGGTAAGGGAAGCTGCTTCAGTGTGTTCTTACCGAAAAAGAGTGGAGCAACATTAGAAGTGAATACTCTAGAGTTATGA
- the mobA gene encoding molybdenum cofactor guanylyltransferase MobA, producing MLLPKETSWVILAGGQASRMGGTDKGLVELNGKPLIHYVIARLQPQTEHITINANRNQDTYRALAPVVSDHFPDYPGPLGGIHAGLANSETDWVGFVPCDSPDINSDLVERFCQQVEATTDILVAHDGEFQQPVFTLFHKRVLPKLTAFLERGDRKIILLYKECETKYVDFSDSPNCFVNLNTPQELAQFGTLK from the coding sequence ATGCTTCTGCCGAAGGAAACTAGTTGGGTCATCTTGGCCGGTGGGCAAGCCAGTCGGATGGGTGGTACTGATAAAGGACTTGTAGAGCTCAATGGTAAGCCGCTTATTCATTATGTGATTGCCCGCTTGCAGCCACAAACAGAGCACATCACCATCAACGCAAACCGCAATCAAGACACCTACCGAGCGCTTGCCCCTGTGGTGAGTGACCACTTCCCTGATTACCCAGGACCGCTAGGTGGCATCCATGCAGGCCTTGCGAATAGTGAGACGGATTGGGTTGGCTTTGTACCTTGTGATAGCCCAGATATTAACTCTGACCTTGTCGAACGTTTCTGCCAACAAGTAGAGGCGACAACCGATATTTTGGTGGCTCACGATGGTGAATTTCAACAGCCTGTATTTACCCTATTCCACAAACGCGTGCTACCAAAATTGACCGCGTTTTTAGAACGCGGTGATCGTAAGATCATTCTGCTCTACAAAGAGTGCGAGACAAAATATGTGGATTTCAGCGACTCGCCGAACTGCTTTGTAAACCTCAATACGCCACAAGAGCTGGCTCAATTTGGAACATTAAAATAA
- a CDS encoding energy-coupling factor ABC transporter ATP-binding protein — translation MTIKITAQQLEMRFKERVLFHIPELSIGPNEAVYLKGANGVGKTTLLKILSGLQKPTTGDINCGQNGWYQRLFQRSAFSDVIYLHQSPYLFDGTVYQNVVYGIRFQSQPQQEKRSQVINALRMVGLETLADEHISVLSGGEKQRVAMARAWILKPSILLMDEPSASLDQESIQRLVVLAQDLLNRGSSLVITSHQTNALTALCSKQWWIKDTTLIESPLLKVVTKSKRDQSYASAEGN, via the coding sequence ATGACGATAAAAATAACTGCACAGCAACTAGAGATGCGCTTTAAAGAGCGAGTCTTATTCCATATTCCTGAACTGTCGATCGGGCCGAATGAAGCCGTCTATCTCAAAGGTGCTAACGGTGTCGGCAAAACCACCCTGCTGAAGATTTTGTCCGGGCTACAAAAGCCAACGACTGGCGACATCAACTGCGGGCAAAATGGTTGGTACCAGCGATTATTCCAGCGTTCGGCATTTAGTGACGTCATCTACCTGCACCAGTCTCCCTATTTATTTGACGGTACCGTGTATCAAAATGTGGTGTATGGCATTCGTTTCCAGTCTCAACCTCAACAAGAGAAGCGTTCACAAGTGATTAATGCACTCCGAATGGTGGGTTTGGAGACGCTCGCCGATGAACACATATCCGTGCTATCCGGCGGTGAAAAACAGCGTGTCGCTATGGCTCGGGCATGGATTCTTAAGCCATCCATCTTACTCATGGATGAACCCAGTGCTTCGTTAGACCAAGAATCAATTCAAAGACTGGTGGTACTGGCGCAAGACTTACTCAACAGAGGGTCTAGTTTGGTGATCACTAGCCACCAAACCAATGCACTCACCGCGCTTTGTAGCAAACAATGGTGGATAAAAGACACCACTTTGATAGAGTCACCGCTATTAAAAGTCGTGACAAAATCGAAACGAGATCAATCTTATGCTTCTGCCGAAGGAAACTAG
- a CDS encoding sigma-54-dependent transcriptional regulator, whose amino-acid sequence MPTPPEVNLAKPHKFEAFSVLVVDDELGMQAILRKALGKWFSKVDTTSSVEEAEQLRCDNHYDLIILDINLPGRSGIEWEEAFQDDGKRSDVIFMTGYADLEIAISALKLGASDFILKPFNLEQMLQAVQRCMDKRLVERSQYALKRDFERRVTTEIIGQSQPTQNLKQLISQFAPSRASVLIEGESGVGKELVARGIHTSSKRNGPFVPVNCGAIAPELLESELFGHTSGAFTGAKKSREGLFRVANNGTLFLDEIGEMPLNMQTALLRVLEQRSIRPVGGEKEIPVDVRVVAATNRDLKQRVDEGQFRADLYYRLNVLKIEVAPLRCRKQDLHELVPYFVKQLSQELAIPDPNWAHEDMLALEAHDWPGNVRELKNFIERSLLLATPPAHYWKPINEDIGEASQSSSQVNAAQSSPEQEDPHTMAFGYPNEWTLKAVERAHIEQLVYFHEGNKSAAARDLGVARKTLERKYKEWDSE is encoded by the coding sequence ATGCCAACTCCCCCTGAAGTAAACTTAGCTAAACCCCACAAATTTGAAGCGTTTTCGGTTTTGGTCGTTGATGATGAGCTCGGAATGCAGGCGATATTACGCAAAGCACTTGGCAAGTGGTTTTCTAAGGTGGATACCACATCCAGTGTCGAGGAAGCGGAGCAACTGCGTTGCGATAATCACTATGATTTGATCATTTTGGATATTAACCTGCCAGGGCGTTCGGGGATTGAGTGGGAAGAGGCGTTTCAAGATGACGGTAAACGTTCAGACGTCATTTTCATGACTGGCTACGCTGATCTCGAAATTGCCATTTCTGCACTTAAACTCGGAGCCAGTGACTTTATCCTCAAGCCCTTCAACTTGGAGCAAATGCTGCAGGCGGTACAACGTTGTATGGATAAGCGTTTAGTTGAACGTTCTCAATATGCCCTCAAGCGTGACTTTGAACGTCGAGTGACGACAGAGATTATTGGTCAGTCGCAACCGACACAAAATCTCAAGCAGTTAATCAGCCAGTTTGCTCCGTCCCGTGCCTCTGTACTGATTGAGGGGGAATCGGGTGTGGGTAAAGAGCTGGTGGCGCGAGGCATTCACACCTCTAGTAAACGTAACGGACCGTTCGTACCGGTAAATTGTGGTGCGATTGCGCCCGAGCTGCTAGAAAGTGAGCTATTTGGTCACACCTCCGGTGCGTTTACCGGCGCGAAGAAGAGCCGAGAGGGGCTGTTTCGAGTCGCAAATAACGGAACCTTGTTCCTTGATGAAATCGGTGAAATGCCCCTTAATATGCAGACAGCTCTATTGCGCGTTTTGGAACAACGCTCAATACGCCCTGTTGGCGGGGAGAAAGAGATTCCGGTCGATGTTCGTGTCGTTGCCGCGACGAATCGAGACCTAAAGCAACGGGTTGATGAAGGTCAGTTTCGAGCTGATCTCTATTACCGTTTAAATGTTCTAAAAATAGAGGTCGCGCCATTACGCTGCCGAAAGCAAGATCTTCATGAGTTAGTGCCTTATTTTGTAAAGCAGCTTTCGCAAGAACTTGCAATACCTGACCCTAACTGGGCGCATGAAGATATGTTAGCGCTTGAGGCACATGACTGGCCGGGTAATGTCCGTGAATTGAAGAACTTTATTGAACGCAGTCTACTCTTGGCGACCCCGCCTGCCCACTATTGGAAGCCTATAAATGAGGATATTGGAGAAGCCTCTCAATCATCGTCACAGGTAAACGCGGCGCAGTCGAGTCCAGAGCAGGAAGATCCCCATACAATGGCGTTCGGTTACCCCAATGAATGGACACTGAAAGCAGTAGAAAGGGCGCATATCGAGCAGCTGGTTTATTTTCATGAGGGCAATAAGTCTGCTGCAGCGCGTGATTTGGGCGTGGCAAGGAAAACGCTGGAGCGCAAATATAAAGAGTGGGACTCAGAGTAA
- a CDS encoding ABC transporter permease, whose amino-acid sequence MDLWQTTLDALALLISFDTDLWEIVAVSFSVSLSAILLVLLPATLLSFILAYTNFRGKWFLLSVVNTMQSIPTVVIGLLLYMMLSRSGPLGDWQMLFTQKAMILGQMLICFPVLVSMMYGALQSSDRRAIETARTLGASPLRIANTMIWEHRFPLIAATIAAFSRIVTEVGCSMMVGGNIMGATRNIPTAIAMESHKGAFAQGVALGIVLLSLALILNFMLSSMSGRGYLRT is encoded by the coding sequence ATGGATTTGTGGCAAACCACCTTAGATGCACTTGCACTACTGATTAGCTTTGATACCGATTTGTGGGAGATCGTTGCGGTCTCTTTTAGCGTATCGTTATCCGCTATTTTATTGGTTCTTCTCCCTGCAACGTTGCTGTCGTTTATCTTGGCGTACACCAACTTTCGTGGGAAGTGGTTTCTTCTTTCTGTGGTGAATACGATGCAGTCGATTCCGACGGTGGTTATCGGTCTTTTGCTCTACATGATGCTGTCTCGCTCCGGCCCCCTAGGAGATTGGCAAATGCTGTTTACGCAAAAGGCGATGATCCTCGGACAGATGCTTATCTGCTTTCCTGTTCTCGTCTCCATGATGTATGGTGCGCTGCAATCAAGCGATCGACGCGCCATTGAGACTGCGAGAACACTCGGTGCCTCGCCGCTGCGTATTGCCAATACGATGATTTGGGAGCATCGATTTCCGCTCATTGCCGCAACCATTGCTGCTTTTTCACGTATCGTGACTGAGGTGGGCTGCTCAATGATGGTCGGGGGCAACATTATGGGTGCTACGCGCAACATCCCCACTGCGATTGCCATGGAGAGCCATAAAGGCGCGTTTGCTCAAGGTGTCGCCCTCGGTATTGTTTTACTCTCTCTCGCTCTGATCCTAAACTTTATGCTATCGAGCATGAGTGGTCGGGGCTACCTCCGTACTTAA